The region GGATAAATCCCGTCGGTAAAGCCTATGCTAAGGGTGGCTATCGTCATGGGCTTCTCCACCTTAAAATAGCGATGGTAACCGACACTTTCACCGGGATATACATTATGTATACTTGTAACAAATGTACGGATTGATACCGACTCTTCAAGCCCAATGGGTTCCCGTCCGTCTTCCATCGCCAAATGACCAAGCACGGAAGCGCCTGAACGTACATGGGTGCAGTATGCATCCTTGAACCAGGCAATAGCAGCAGAGTTGCAGCAGTGAATGTATTTCGGCGAAATTCCCGCTCCTTTTACCTGCTCCACCGCTTCCTTGAATCTTCCAAACTGTTCTAATGCAAAGGGGTCGTTGTAATCAGCGGTTGAAGTGGCAAAATGCGTATAAATCCCAACAGTTTCCATGTTCTTTTTATTTCTCATGTAATCAAGCAGGGCGGCAAGATCTTTCCCCCCCCGCACACCGAGTCGGTTCATACCGGTTTCAATTTTTAAGTGAACCTTCGCGATCTTGCCCGCCTTACCCGCTAAATTGTTTAAAACATCCGCAGTTTTACTTTCAAAAAGTGGAATTTGCAGATCATATTCTACCACCGCTTCCAGAAGATGCTGAGGCACGCCGCCTATTAAAAAGAGTTCGTTGGTAATACCGGCCTTCCTGAGCGTCACCGATTCACAGACCGCCGCATTGGCAATGAGCTTGGCGCCGCACCTTTCGGCAAATAATTTTGCCATTGGCACAAGACCGTAGCCATAGCAGTTTCCCTTTACCACAGGGATAATACCTATGTCCTTGCCAATATAATTTTGCACCCGCCTAAAATTTCTTACAACTTCGTCTGTGTCCACCCGGAAATATGAACCACAGTAACCGATTAACGTAGGATCCACAAATTCGTTAATTGACATCTTTGTCGCTCCATTTGAAACCGTTGGATGCATTCCAGTACCCGCCGCTACAGTAGTAATTCACAAAAATTTCATAAATATACAATCAAAAAATTCCCTTGTCAAGTAAATTTTATGCGTTTTTTGACCTTATTATGTATATTTATACATTTTTCCGAAAATATACGTAACCCCCTTGACCTGTAGTTGACCCCAGCCTGTATAGTTGATCAAATACGTTTAGATGAGCGGTGCCGCAAAACGGTACGGGAAAGGAGTTTAGCGTGGAATATCGTACCATTGGAAGAACCGGAATAAAAGCAAGCGTTATCGGCCTTGGTTCCGAAGGAATCGCCCGCATTTCCGCCGAAGAAACTGAGCAGGTTATCGGCTTTGCTATTGATAGGGGGATAAACATCCTTGACTGCTGTATGCCAGGCCTTGAAGTACAGAACCATATAAACCGGGCGCTGCGGGGTAAACGTGAAAAGGTGCTCATCCAGGGACACCTCGGGTCCTCCGCCACCGATGGCCAGTATGATGTAAACCGGGATATTGGGGTTTGCAAAAAAAATTTTGAAGCGCTTCTTAAAGGCTTGGGAACCGATTACATAGATTTTGGTATGTTCTTCTTCGTTGACACGGATAAAGATTTTTCCCTTTGTTTTGAAGATGAATTGCTGCGCTATGTCCTTGACTTAAAAGAAAAGGGGGTGATCCGTGCTATCGGCGCAAGCTGCCATAACAGCGAAATTGCCAGCCGTATCGCCGGGACAGGGATTGTTGACCTTATCATGTTCAGCGTTAATCCTGTTTTTGACATGACCCCGGTTAATTCCGATATTTATGAGCTTCTCAATGACGCCAAACTCAAAGAAAAATTCCATCTGGAAATTGAGCCGGGCCGGGCGCGGTTTTATCAGCTCTGCGAGCAGCGGCAGGTTTCCATAACGGTAATGAAAACCCTGCTCGCAGGAAAACTCCTCTCCCCGGAATTCTCGCCCCTAGGCAGGGCCATGAGCGTCAGCCAATGTATTCACTACGCCCTTACCCGTCCCGCAGTCGCCAGCGTCCTTTTAGGCAGCAAAAGTGAAGATGAAATAAAGGACGCGCTCCGCTATTTTGACAAAAGCGAAATAGACTTGGATTACAGCGAATTTATCAAAGATTTTAAGGCATCGTCAAAGGGAGGCTGCCTTTACTGCAATCACTGCCAGCCCTGCCCGCAGGGTATTGATATAGCCGCCGTAACCCGTTATACCGACATTGCGGCGCTTAACGAAAAAAATATTCCTCCTACGGTACAGCAACACTACGGATCACTTACCAAGCATGGATCGGACTGCATTTCGTGTAAAAACTGCGAACAAAAATGTCCCTTTAATATACCGGTTGCAGCAAACATGAAACGGGCCGCAGACCTATTCGGATTTTAATTCCGTTGAAAAATTCGGGGTTCTGTTTCCTTATAGCCGTGACCCTCGGCCTGACCGGGTGCGCCTTGTTCCCAAAAGACGGTACGCCAATAATACCGGATGAGCGGGCAGGGCCTAACTTGGTCATCTACTTTGCCGACAAAAAGGAAACCCGCCGTGTGGCAGAAGCTATTGCCCGGACGACCGGAGGCGAACTGTTTGAAATAAGCGGCGGTACCGCACGAAAACGCCAAAAGCCGCTGCCTGACCTGTTGGATTACGAGACCTTTTTTGTGGGCGCCTCTCTTTCGGCGGGCCTGATTCCTGAGCCCCTTGAAGCGTTTCTTGCGGAAACCGATTTCTTTGACGGCAGGGTCATCCCCTTTTGGACCAGCATCGAATTTGCCGGGGATTTGAACGGTGAGTTTGAGAAACGCCTGCAAGGGGCGCGCTTCCTTCCCGGCGGAGCTTTTCTGTTTACCGGACGGGTAAAGGCGAAGGGAATTGAGACCATGGCCGAAACCTGGGCTCTGGATATGCTTGCGGAACTTGGATTACGCAGGGCCGCGGGGGGACGCCAGGCTGAGGATATGGCTAAGCTGTTCGCGGCGGCCTATGGCAACCGTTTAGGCCCTGCGATCTTTCAGGACGGCGACTGGACTCTGGAGATGGACGGAGTCCGCTGGTATTATGCCCAGGGCAGATTCCTCCTCAAGGAAGATGCGCAAAGGCCGGAGGATTTTCGTCCACCGTTTTTATACCGGTATTCTCCGGAGCCCCCGGGTAGTGCGGACGAGACGAGCCCGTGGCAAGACACGGCGAATCAGATCCTTTCCCGGCGGCAATATACCGACCCCTATGGGTCTAGCCGCATAACGGTCAACCCCGGCGCAAAGCGTTCTCCCTTTGTTGAGACCATCTGGCAAGGGGGGGACAGAACAGCGGCTTTCTCTCACCAGCAATGGATCAAATTTTTGGGATGGTCTTTGCAGATACACCAGGATATCGCCGCGCCCCTGGGCAGGGCGGAAGCGCGTATTCAGGAACTGGCCAAAGACAGCCCGGAAATACAGGGGTGGATCAAAAACCTGGCAAGTATTACCGGCTGGAACT is a window of Treponema primitia ZAS-1 DNA encoding:
- the alr gene encoding alanine racemase: MSINEFVDPTLIGYCGSYFRVDTDEVVRNFRRVQNYIGKDIGIIPVVKGNCYGYGLVPMAKLFAERCGAKLIANAAVCESVTLRKAGITNELFLIGGVPQHLLEAVVEYDLQIPLFESKTADVLNNLAGKAGKIAKVHLKIETGMNRLGVRGGKDLAALLDYMRNKKNMETVGIYTHFATSTADYNDPFALEQFGRFKEAVEQVKGAGISPKYIHCCNSAAIAWFKDAYCTHVRSGASVLGHLAMEDGREPIGLEESVSIRTFVTSIHNVYPGESVGYHRYFKVEKPMTIATLSIGFTDGIYPPWAKTQGPVLVSGKRTHFLGICMDQSFIDVTGIPCEIGQQVTLIGRDGDERIKTWDIERHTGQTFELLYGTIGSRVARVYISNGEAAVV
- a CDS encoding aldo/keto reductase produces the protein MEYRTIGRTGIKASVIGLGSEGIARISAEETEQVIGFAIDRGINILDCCMPGLEVQNHINRALRGKREKVLIQGHLGSSATDGQYDVNRDIGVCKKNFEALLKGLGTDYIDFGMFFFVDTDKDFSLCFEDELLRYVLDLKEKGVIRAIGASCHNSEIASRIAGTGIVDLIMFSVNPVFDMTPVNSDIYELLNDAKLKEKFHLEIEPGRARFYQLCEQRQVSITVMKTLLAGKLLSPEFSPLGRAMSVSQCIHYALTRPAVASVLLGSKSEDEIKDALRYFDKSEIDLDYSEFIKDFKASSKGGCLYCNHCQPCPQGIDIAAVTRYTDIAALNEKNIPPTVQQHYGSLTKHGSDCISCKNCEQKCPFNIPVAANMKRAADLFGF
- a CDS encoding M15 family metallopeptidase: MAEAIARTTGGELFEISGGTARKRQKPLPDLLDYETFFVGASLSAGLIPEPLEAFLAETDFFDGRVIPFWTSIEFAGDLNGEFEKRLQGARFLPGGAFLFTGRVKAKGIETMAETWALDMLAELGLRRAAGGRQAEDMAKLFAAAYGNRLGPAIFQDGDWTLEMDGVRWYYAQGRFLLKEDAQRPEDFRPPFLYRYSPEPPGSADETSPWQDTANQILSRRQYTDPYGSSRITVNPGAKRSPFVETIWQGGDRTAAFSHQQWIKFLGWSLQIHQDIAAPLGRAEARIQELAKDSPEIQGWIKNLASITGWNWRNVAGSEARSFHAYGVAVDLLMKTQAGMETYWQWTAAKGIDWRTVSAEKKQNPPAPVIRAFEEQGFIWGGRWPRYDTMHFEYHPELLILGTGR